The following proteins are encoded in a genomic region of Verrucomicrobiia bacterium:
- the rpoB gene encoding DNA-directed RNA polymerase subunit beta: MPQKATERINFGKIKEVIAPPNLIEIQLDSYREFLQADVPQSKRKNTGLQAVFTEVFPIESYDGKTVLDFHSYEIQEPKVDWLDCLREGLTFGAPLYVTFLLKDEKGTKEEKVFMGEIPLMTPQGTFVINGAERVIVSQLHRSPGLAFETTQHPNGKLLHSFRIIPDRGSWYEAQFDTSDLLYVYLDRKKRRRKFLTTTFFRALYAISEARLHPKPDSKIIPEEVGRDGEILDLFYSIEDLSLKEAEKLEDIQNKVLIEDAVDNDKGIVVARAFEPLSKAVVKQIGELGLTRIRVVDTSVDEGIVIKCLKKDPTKNADEALKDIYRRLRPGDPPTAANAKALIKRLFFDPKRYDLGRVGRYKINQKLNFAESESRILTGRDLLEATKYLLKLKKGEGSLDDIDHLGSRRIRTVGELLANQCRVGLARTERLVKERMTLFDQTLDTMTPQKLINPKALSAVVRDFFGRSQLSQFMDQINPLAELTHKRRLSALGPGGLSRDRAGFEVRDVHPSHYGRICPIETPEGPNIGLIASLATFARVNDYGFIETPYRKVVQGRVSEQIEYLTGDREEGFTIAQANAAIDEKGRFLTEKVTCRNKGDFVDVDPEKVDYMDVSPKQLVSVAAGLIPFLEHDDANRALMGSNMQRQGVPLLLTEAPFVATGLEERVARDSRAVIVAEEAGKVAALTGNQIIITRDGRLPEGKKRIRHDPGAGVWVYQVRKFMRSNAATCINQKTLVAKGDAVRKGQVLADGPCTQGGELALGRNALVAFMPWNGYNFEDAILLSERIAKDDVFTSIHIDEFEVVARDTKLGPEEITRDIPNVGEEALRNLGLDGVIRVGAEVKPGDILVGKITPKSETELAPEERLLRAIFGEKAADVKDTSLRVPSGTYGIVMDIKVSAKADGAKGAAASRKEEKDSPRKAQKEADDSFKSKKEELLEQLTEALSNILLGEKIPLDVVNSQTGEIIIPANRKITKTLLKKLATVYDRIEIDPSPIRNKINEIIGVFRKKFDDLESQHAEEMERMESGDETDGGVVKQVKVYVASKRKLSVGDKMAGRHGNKGVVAAIVPEQDMPFLADGTPVDIVLNPLGVPSRMNVGQLLETHLGWACKVLGIKIATPVFDGIREKQVRDFLKEVVDEQKKQGLTPLVGENGKATLYDGRTGEPFDQEVVVGYIYMLKLGHLVADKIHARAVGPYSLVTQQPLGGKAQYGGQRFGEMEVWAMEAYGAAYTLQELLTVKSDDVQGRTRIYESIVKGDNTLEAGIPESFNVLVKEMQSLGLDVRVGYTNPSETPANPAALLAALS, translated from the coding sequence GGTCTTCACCGAGGTCTTCCCCATTGAAAGCTACGATGGCAAGACGGTTCTGGATTTCCATAGCTATGAGATCCAGGAGCCGAAGGTGGACTGGCTCGACTGCTTGCGCGAGGGGTTGACCTTCGGCGCTCCCTTGTATGTGACCTTCCTGCTCAAGGATGAGAAGGGGACCAAGGAGGAGAAGGTTTTCATGGGCGAGATCCCGCTCATGACCCCGCAGGGCACCTTCGTGATCAACGGGGCGGAGCGGGTGATTGTCAGCCAGCTCCACCGCTCTCCGGGCCTGGCGTTTGAGACCACCCAGCATCCCAACGGCAAGCTCCTGCACAGCTTTCGCATCATTCCCGACCGCGGGTCCTGGTACGAGGCCCAGTTTGACACCAGCGACCTGCTGTATGTCTACCTCGACCGCAAGAAGCGGCGCCGGAAGTTTCTGACGACCACGTTTTTCCGTGCCCTGTACGCGATTTCCGAGGCCCGTCTGCACCCGAAGCCGGACTCCAAGATCATTCCCGAGGAAGTCGGTCGTGATGGCGAGATCCTCGACCTCTTTTACTCGATTGAGGACCTGTCGCTCAAGGAGGCCGAAAAGCTGGAGGACATCCAGAACAAGGTGCTGATCGAGGACGCGGTGGACAACGACAAGGGCATCGTGGTCGCGCGCGCGTTCGAGCCGCTGTCCAAGGCCGTGGTCAAACAGATCGGTGAGCTGGGTCTGACGCGCATCCGGGTTGTGGACACCTCAGTGGATGAGGGGATTGTCATCAAGTGTCTCAAGAAGGATCCCACCAAGAACGCCGACGAGGCGCTCAAGGACATTTATCGCCGCCTCCGACCCGGGGATCCGCCGACCGCCGCAAACGCCAAGGCGCTGATCAAGCGCCTGTTCTTCGATCCCAAGCGCTACGATCTGGGGCGCGTGGGCCGGTACAAGATCAACCAGAAGCTCAACTTCGCGGAGAGTGAATCCCGGATTCTCACCGGACGCGATCTCCTCGAGGCCACCAAATACCTGCTCAAGCTCAAGAAGGGCGAGGGGAGCCTGGACGACATTGATCATCTGGGCAGCCGGCGGATCCGGACCGTGGGCGAGCTCCTGGCCAACCAGTGTCGCGTCGGACTCGCCCGCACCGAGCGGCTGGTCAAGGAGCGCATGACCCTCTTTGATCAGACCCTTGACACCATGACGCCGCAGAAGCTGATCAATCCAAAGGCGTTGTCGGCGGTGGTCCGGGATTTCTTCGGGCGCAGCCAACTCAGCCAGTTCATGGACCAGATCAATCCGCTGGCCGAACTGACACACAAGCGCCGCCTGTCGGCACTTGGACCCGGGGGCCTGAGCCGCGATCGCGCGGGCTTCGAGGTTCGCGACGTTCATCCATCGCATTATGGGCGCATCTGCCCAATTGAGACGCCCGAGGGGCCGAACATCGGCCTGATCGCGTCACTGGCCACGTTCGCCCGTGTCAACGACTATGGATTCATCGAGACCCCGTATCGAAAGGTGGTTCAGGGCCGGGTCAGCGAGCAGATCGAGTACCTCACCGGCGACCGGGAGGAGGGATTCACGATCGCCCAAGCCAATGCCGCCATTGACGAGAAGGGCCGGTTTCTGACCGAAAAGGTGACGTGCCGGAACAAGGGCGACTTCGTGGACGTGGACCCCGAAAAGGTGGACTACATGGACGTCTCGCCCAAGCAGCTCGTGTCGGTTGCGGCGGGATTGATCCCGTTCCTCGAACACGACGACGCGAACCGGGCGCTCATGGGCTCGAACATGCAGCGGCAGGGAGTGCCGCTGCTGCTCACCGAGGCGCCCTTCGTGGCGACCGGGCTTGAGGAGCGGGTGGCCCGCGATTCGCGGGCGGTGATTGTCGCCGAGGAGGCCGGAAAGGTCGCGGCATTGACCGGCAACCAGATCATCATCACCCGGGATGGCCGGCTGCCCGAGGGGAAGAAGCGGATCCGTCATGACCCCGGCGCCGGTGTGTGGGTGTACCAGGTGCGCAAGTTCATGCGCTCCAATGCCGCCACCTGCATCAACCAGAAGACCCTCGTCGCCAAGGGCGACGCCGTTCGCAAAGGCCAGGTGCTCGCCGACGGGCCCTGCACCCAGGGCGGCGAACTTGCCCTGGGACGCAACGCCCTCGTGGCGTTCATGCCCTGGAACGGGTACAACTTCGAGGATGCCATCCTGTTGTCCGAACGGATTGCCAAGGACGATGTGTTCACCTCGATCCACATTGACGAGTTTGAGGTGGTGGCTCGGGACACCAAGCTGGGTCCCGAGGAGATTACGCGCGACATTCCGAATGTCGGCGAGGAGGCCCTCCGAAACCTCGGGCTCGACGGGGTGATCCGCGTCGGCGCCGAAGTAAAGCCGGGCGACATCCTGGTGGGCAAGATCACGCCAAAATCGGAGACGGAGCTTGCGCCGGAGGAGCGATTGCTGCGGGCGATCTTTGGCGAGAAGGCCGCCGACGTGAAGGACACGTCGCTTCGGGTGCCCTCCGGCACATATGGGATTGTCATGGACATCAAGGTCTCCGCAAAGGCCGACGGCGCGAAGGGGGCCGCCGCCTCCCGAAAGGAGGAAAAGGATTCCCCGCGCAAGGCGCAGAAGGAGGCCGACGACAGCTTCAAGTCCAAGAAGGAGGAACTCCTCGAACAGCTCACCGAGGCGCTCTCCAACATCCTCCTGGGGGAGAAAATTCCGCTGGACGTCGTCAACAGCCAGACCGGCGAGATCATCATCCCGGCCAACCGCAAGATCACCAAGACCCTCCTCAAGAAGCTGGCGACCGTCTATGACCGGATCGAGATTGATCCGTCGCCGATCCGCAACAAGATCAATGAGATCATCGGGGTTTTCCGGAAGAAATTCGACGACCTCGAGTCCCAGCATGCCGAGGAAATGGAGCGAATGGAGTCCGGTGACGAGACCGACGGCGGGGTGGTCAAGCAGGTCAAGGTCTACGTGGCCTCGAAACGCAAGTTGTCGGTCGGAGACAAGATGGCCGGCCGCCATGGCAACAAGGGCGTCGTGGCGGCAATTGTGCCGGAGCAGGATATGCCGTTCCTGGCCGACGGCACCCCGGTGGACATCGTGCTCAATCCCCTGGGCGTGCCCTCCCGGATGAATGTCGGCCAGCTGCTGGAGACTCATCTGGGCTGGGCCTGCAAGGTCCTCGGCATCAAGATTGCCACACCGGTCTTCGACGGCATCCGCGAAAAGCAGGTCCGCGACTTCCTCAAGGAGGTGGTGGACGAGCAAAAGAAGCAGGGCCTCACCCCGCTGGTCGGTGAAAACGGGAAGGCCACCCTCTACGACGGCCGTACCGGCGAACCCTTCGACCAGGAGGTCGTCGTGGGCTACATCTACATGTTGAAGCTGGGCCATCTGGTTGCCGACAAGATCCATGCACGGGCCGTCGGACCCTATTCCCTCGTCACCCAGCAACCGCTGGGCGGCAAGGCGCAATATGGAGGCCAGCGGTTCGGGGAGATGGAAGTCTGGGCCATGGAGGCCTACGGCGCCGCCTACACCCTGCAGGAACTGCTCACCGTCAAGTCCGACGACGTCCAGGGACGGACGCGGATCTACGAGAGCATTGTCAAGGGGGACAACACGCTGGAGGCCGGGATCCCCGAGTCCTTCAATGTGCTGGTCAAGGAGATGCAGTCGCTCGGGCTCGACGTCCGTGTGGGATACACCAACCCCTCCGAGACTCCCGCCAACCCCGCCGCGCTCCTGGCCGCACTCAGCTGA
- the rpoC gene encoding DNA-directed RNA polymerase subunit beta': MMSSRETARELMGLDKVNQVDHVAIQVASPEMIRSWSKGEVKNPETINYRTFKPEKGGLFCERIFGPVKDWECSCGKYKRIKHRGVVCDRCGVEVTLARVRRERMGHIELAVPVSHIWFFKCMPSRIGLMLDMTARNLERVIYYEDYMVIDAGNTPLKDLQLLSEHEFREARTTFGPDAFVARMGAEAVRDALAKINLEKTVESLQQQMLETKSKQNRKKIAKRIKLFQGFIKSRSRPDWMILTVLPVIPPDLRPLVPLEGGRFATSDLNDLYRRVINRNNRLKNLLQLKTPEVIIRNEKRMLQEAVDALFDNGRHGRAVTGAGNRALKSLSDMLKGKSGRFRQNLLGKRVDYSGRSVIVIGPELKLHQCGLPKKMALVLFEPFIIRKLKDRGYVHTVRSAKKMIERQSPEVWDILEEVTRGHPVMLNRAPTLHRLSIQAFEPTLIEGEAIRIHPLVCTAYNADFDGDQMAVHVPLSVEAQMEARLLMMAPLNIFSPSSGKPIMTPTQDITLGCYYLTAEPRRARRDTDRLMLFGSRSEVMFAHADGAVKTHDRIRLSNPDRGRITPYGNPDASVIETTVGRVIFSEIWPDELGFVNFPVGKSKLGDLIFNCYKVCGHERTVVTLDRLKEIGFAEATRAGVSIGIDDMIIPTEKSREIDHAHKQISDVEKQHKRGVITNQERYNKVIDIWTHCTDQIANVMLKTLEANQNKREYNPVFLMVDSGARGNKAQVRQLAGLRGLMAKPDGSIIEKPILSNFREGLTVLEYFISTHGARKGLADTALKTADSGYMTRKLVDAAQDVVIRELDCHTGNGIEVSSIYEGEEEVVKISERIFGRYSAVDIHDPSDLHVKLIGAGEEFDEHKAKAIERAGIEKVRIRSVLTCETKIGVCARCYGRNLGTGRLVEPGEAVGIIAAQSIGEPGTQLTMRTFHIGGAAAQTYKQPQIKAKHDGLVRYQELRVVALDDGSNIVLNKNGSLTIVSPDGKELESHSIVVGSVITVPDGGQVKKGTIFVEWDAYNVPIISEKQGRVRFSDIIEGVTMKQEVDETTGQEDLVIIEHKEDLHPQVVIEDERGEPWAQYPIPAGAHLVVGEGDEIGAGSLLAKTPRKASKTKDITGGLPRVAELFEARRPKDAAEIARIDGVVDFGPSVRGKRCILVKDPQTATEEEHLVPMSKHVIVYKGDFVKKGQQLTDGPVVPHEILDVCGPHELQEHLVNEVQEVYRLQGVTINDKHVEIIIRQMLRKVRITEPGDTIFLWGEQIDKVAFEDENARVEKLGGKPAEGAPVLLGITKASLETESFLSAASFQDTTRVLTEAATMGKSDPLRGFKENVIMGHIIPSGTGFGGHRAMKIRPLVEVVADSTPLVPEQDEPGTSPLSL; the protein is encoded by the coding sequence ATGATGTCTTCCAGGGAAACCGCCCGCGAGTTGATGGGGCTGGACAAGGTCAATCAGGTGGATCACGTCGCGATCCAGGTCGCGTCGCCCGAAATGATCCGCTCGTGGTCCAAGGGCGAGGTCAAGAACCCCGAGACGATCAACTACCGCACCTTCAAACCCGAGAAGGGCGGGCTGTTCTGCGAGCGCATCTTCGGTCCGGTCAAGGACTGGGAATGTTCCTGCGGCAAGTACAAGCGCATCAAGCACCGGGGCGTGGTCTGCGACCGGTGCGGCGTCGAGGTCACCCTCGCCCGGGTGCGGCGCGAGCGCATGGGGCACATCGAACTCGCCGTGCCCGTGTCGCACATCTGGTTCTTCAAGTGCATGCCCTCCCGCATCGGGCTCATGCTCGACATGACCGCCCGGAACCTCGAGCGGGTGATCTACTATGAGGACTACATGGTCATTGACGCCGGCAACACGCCCCTCAAGGACCTGCAGCTGCTCAGCGAGCACGAATTCCGCGAGGCGCGGACGACGTTTGGACCCGACGCGTTCGTCGCCCGGATGGGCGCGGAGGCGGTCCGGGACGCGCTGGCCAAGATCAACCTCGAAAAGACCGTGGAATCCCTCCAGCAGCAGATGCTGGAGACCAAGTCCAAGCAGAACCGGAAGAAGATTGCCAAGCGCATCAAGCTGTTTCAGGGCTTCATCAAGTCCAGGAGCCGGCCGGACTGGATGATTCTGACGGTGCTGCCGGTGATCCCGCCGGACCTTCGGCCGCTGGTCCCGCTCGAAGGCGGACGCTTTGCGACCTCGGATCTCAACGACCTCTACCGCCGGGTGATCAACCGGAACAACCGGTTGAAGAATCTCCTTCAGCTCAAGACGCCCGAGGTGATCATCCGCAACGAGAAGCGCATGCTCCAGGAGGCGGTGGATGCCCTGTTTGACAACGGACGCCACGGTCGTGCGGTGACCGGTGCCGGAAACCGCGCACTCAAGTCGCTCTCCGACATGCTCAAGGGCAAGTCGGGCCGCTTCCGTCAGAATCTCCTCGGCAAGCGGGTGGATTATTCCGGCCGGTCGGTCATCGTGATCGGTCCGGAGTTGAAGCTGCACCAGTGCGGCCTGCCCAAGAAGATGGCCCTGGTGCTTTTTGAGCCCTTCATCATTCGCAAGCTCAAGGACCGCGGCTATGTGCATACGGTCCGGTCCGCCAAGAAGATGATCGAGCGCCAGTCGCCCGAGGTCTGGGACATCCTCGAGGAGGTGACCCGTGGGCACCCGGTGATGCTGAACCGTGCGCCGACCCTTCACCGGCTCTCGATCCAGGCGTTTGAGCCCACACTCATCGAGGGCGAGGCGATCCGCATCCACCCGCTGGTCTGCACAGCCTACAATGCCGACTTTGACGGCGATCAGATGGCCGTGCATGTCCCGCTGTCGGTCGAGGCGCAGATGGAGGCCCGGCTGCTCATGATGGCCCCGCTGAACATCTTCAGCCCGTCCAGCGGCAAGCCGATCATGACGCCGACCCAGGACATCACCCTGGGATGCTACTACCTGACGGCGGAGCCGCGGCGCGCCCGCCGCGACACCGACCGCCTGATGCTGTTCGGATCCCGGAGCGAGGTGATGTTTGCCCACGCGGATGGTGCGGTGAAGACCCACGACCGGATCCGGTTGAGCAACCCGGATCGGGGCCGGATCACCCCCTACGGCAACCCGGATGCGTCCGTCATCGAGACCACCGTCGGGCGGGTGATTTTCTCTGAGATCTGGCCTGACGAACTCGGTTTTGTGAACTTCCCCGTGGGCAAGTCGAAGCTCGGGGACCTGATCTTCAACTGCTACAAGGTGTGTGGCCACGAGCGGACCGTCGTGACGCTGGACCGCCTCAAGGAGATCGGATTTGCCGAGGCGACCCGTGCCGGCGTGTCCATCGGAATTGATGACATGATCATCCCGACGGAGAAATCGCGGGAGATTGACCACGCGCACAAGCAGATCTCCGACGTGGAGAAGCAGCACAAGCGCGGCGTGATCACCAACCAGGAGCGCTACAACAAGGTGATTGACATCTGGACCCACTGCACGGACCAGATCGCCAACGTCATGCTCAAGACCCTCGAGGCCAACCAGAACAAGCGGGAGTACAATCCCGTGTTCCTCATGGTGGACTCGGGCGCACGGGGCAACAAGGCGCAGGTCCGGCAGTTGGCGGGACTCCGGGGCCTGATGGCCAAGCCCGACGGCTCGATCATCGAGAAGCCCATTCTTTCCAACTTCCGGGAGGGATTGACGGTGCTCGAGTACTTCATCTCCACCCACGGAGCCCGCAAGGGGCTTGCCGACACCGCGCTCAAGACCGCCGATTCGGGATACATGACCCGCAAGCTGGTGGACGCGGCGCAGGATGTCGTGATTCGCGAGCTGGACTGCCACACCGGCAACGGCATCGAGGTCTCCTCAATTTATGAGGGCGAGGAGGAGGTCGTGAAGATCAGCGAGCGCATCTTTGGCCGATACTCGGCGGTGGACATCCACGATCCGTCCGACCTGCATGTGAAGCTGATCGGTGCCGGTGAGGAGTTTGACGAGCACAAGGCCAAGGCCATTGAGCGGGCCGGCATCGAAAAGGTGCGGATCCGTTCGGTGCTGACCTGCGAGACGAAGATCGGCGTGTGCGCCCGCTGCTATGGACGCAACCTGGGCACCGGACGGCTCGTGGAGCCGGGCGAGGCGGTCGGGATCATTGCCGCGCAGTCCATCGGCGAGCCCGGAACCCAGCTCACGATGCGAACGTTCCACATCGGTGGTGCCGCGGCGCAGACCTACAAGCAGCCCCAGATCAAGGCCAAGCATGACGGCCTGGTCCGGTACCAGGAGCTCCGGGTGGTGGCCTTGGACGACGGCAGCAACATCGTCCTCAACAAGAACGGCTCCCTCACCATTGTCTCGCCGGATGGCAAGGAACTCGAGTCCCACTCCATCGTGGTGGGCTCCGTGATCACCGTGCCCGATGGGGGCCAGGTGAAGAAGGGCACCATCTTTGTGGAATGGGATGCCTACAACGTGCCGATCATCTCCGAAAAGCAGGGCCGGGTGCGGTTTTCGGACATCATCGAGGGCGTCACGATGAAGCAGGAGGTGGATGAGACCACCGGCCAGGAGGACCTGGTGATCATCGAACACAAGGAGGACCTGCACCCGCAGGTCGTCATCGAGGACGAGCGGGGTGAGCCCTGGGCGCAGTATCCCATTCCGGCCGGTGCGCACCTCGTGGTCGGCGAAGGCGACGAGATCGGTGCCGGCTCCCTGCTGGCGAAGACGCCGCGGAAGGCGTCGAAGACCAAGGACATCACCGGGGGCCTGCCCCGCGTGGCGGAATTGTTCGAGGCGCGGCGTCCGAAGGATGCCGCCGAGATTGCCCGGATTGACGGCGTCGTGGACTTCGGGCCTTCGGTCCGCGGGAAGCGTTGCATCCTCGTCAAGGATCCGCAGACGGCCACCGAAGAGGAACACCTGGTGCCGATGAGCAAGCACGTCATCGTGTACAAGGGGGACTTCGTGAAGAAGGGCCAGCAGCTCACCGACGGGCCCGTGGTGCCCCATGAGATCCTGGATGTGTGCGGGCCCCATGAACTGCAGGAGCACCTGGTGAACGAGGTGCAGGAGGTCTACCGCCTCCAGGGCGTCACGATCAACGACAAGCACGTCGAAATCATCATCCGTCAGATGCTGCGCAAAGTGCGGATCACGGAACCGGGAGACACCATCTTTTTGTGGGGCGAGCAGATTGACAAGGTGGCCTTCGAGGATGAGAACGCGCGGGTCGAGAAGCTCGGGGGCAAGCCTGCGGAAGGGGCGCCGGTGCTCTTGGGCATCACCAAGGCTTCCCTCGAGACCGAGTCGTTCCTGAGTGCGGCGTCTTTCCAGGACACCACCCGCGTGCTGACCGAGGCAGCCACGATGGGCAAGTCGGATCCTCTGCGCGGCTTCAAGGAAAACGTGATTATGGGCCACATCATCCCGTCGGGCACCGGGTTTGGCGGCCACCGCGCGATGAAGATCCGCCCGCTGGTGGAGGTGGTCGCGGATTCGACGCCGCTGGTTCCGGAGCAGGACGAGCCGGGCACATCGCCGTTGTCCCTGTAA
- a CDS encoding RNA polymerase subunit sigma, with protein MAGDSPPSIPTPAVRGAEAADLLPLVYPELRRLAAARMAQEAPGHTLQPTALVHEAWIRLAGENHPWASRRQFFAAAAEAMRRILIERARRAGRVRHGRGLRRTSLEDLDLATEADGDTVELVGEALDRLAGHDPAGAELIRLRFFTGLSNAEAAALMGLSERTAKRVWTYARGWLHEELRRLA; from the coding sequence ATGGCCGGAGATTCTCCACCCAGCATCCCGACGCCTGCCGTCCGCGGTGCAGAGGCTGCGGACCTGCTGCCGCTGGTCTATCCGGAGCTGCGCCGGCTCGCGGCGGCCCGCATGGCTCAGGAGGCACCCGGGCACACCCTCCAACCGACCGCGCTGGTGCATGAGGCCTGGATCCGGCTGGCCGGAGAGAATCATCCCTGGGCCAGTCGGCGGCAGTTCTTTGCCGCGGCGGCGGAGGCCATGCGGCGGATCCTGATTGAGCGCGCCCGGCGCGCGGGCCGGGTGCGCCATGGGCGCGGCTTGCGCCGCACGTCGCTCGAGGATCTGGATCTCGCCACCGAGGCCGACGGGGACACGGTGGAACTCGTGGGGGAGGCGCTGGACCGTCTTGCAGGACACGACCCGGCAGGCGCTGAACTGATCCGGCTCCGCTTCTTCACGGGGTTGTCCAATGCGGAGGCAGCGGCCCTGATGGGACTGTCCGAGCGCACCGCGAAGCGGGTGTGGACCTATGCCCGTGGCTGGCTGCATGAAGAGCTCCGCCGTCTCGCGTGA
- a CDS encoding serine/threonine protein kinase, with translation MADPHREKEIVDRALEESGRDAREAYLREACAGDEALWRRVRAVIEAGERDDDFLPGTPRRPPAHPPLAPGMVLHRYRLLEQIGEGGFGVVYMAEQSEPIRRRVAVKVIKPGMDSRQVIGRFEAERQALALMEHPNIAKVLDAGATEAGRPYFVMELVRGVPITRFCTEQGLDVAARLRLAIEVCAAVQHAHQKGVIHRDLKPSNILVSLHGDRPVPKVIDFGIAKAIEQPLTDQTVFTLFHQLMGTPAYMSPEQLALSGLDVDTRSDIYSLGVLLYELLTGTPPFDTRELLRSGLDTLRRTLLEMDPPRPSTRLSRRDSPSASPDRRADRVRSRGIRGDLDLIVMKALSKDRDRRYATANGLAADLQRYLDHQPVSAAPPTVGYQVRMFYRRHRTLVAAVGGAALLLVMVAVISLILTVRARRAEAEARLQAATAQQVSEFFWKAVFKQLTPWEHTNRAVSLEDAVRRSEAEIPARTSRHPLAEAAVRLIYGRAYFGLGDLEAAEPLLVRALQLRQTHVSPPDERLVETLLALGNLRNFQARYPEAAEVFRQALEIRTRSPAAHTPSVLEAEAWLVMAQVPGLGTTESVAALEDIVRRFRRAGLTNSMLVGLINRLGRQYLEQGDARRALEQFDEGLRISLAESGPESSGVLWSRGLIAETWARSGRLEDADREFRELIATRQRLSGRDHRFSLELRSEHAGRVLTSLGRYPEAAEALLGVLSATSPEHRELIASTRQHLLTTRNQWKAHGGGEGFDALDRAVQDHAPTKDW, from the coding sequence ATGGCCGACCCCCATCGAGAAAAGGAGATAGTGGACCGCGCCCTGGAGGAATCCGGTCGCGACGCCCGGGAGGCGTACCTCCGCGAGGCCTGCGCCGGGGATGAGGCGCTGTGGCGTCGGGTGCGGGCCGTGATCGAGGCCGGGGAGCGGGACGATGACTTCCTGCCCGGGACACCGCGGCGGCCCCCCGCCCATCCCCCGCTTGCGCCGGGCATGGTGCTCCATCGGTACCGACTGCTCGAACAGATCGGCGAGGGCGGGTTTGGCGTGGTGTACATGGCCGAACAGTCCGAACCCATCCGGCGCCGGGTGGCGGTGAAGGTGATCAAGCCGGGCATGGATTCCCGGCAGGTGATCGGACGTTTTGAGGCTGAACGTCAGGCCCTGGCCCTGATGGAGCATCCCAACATCGCCAAGGTGCTCGACGCCGGCGCCACCGAGGCGGGCCGTCCGTACTTCGTGATGGAACTGGTCCGCGGGGTTCCGATCACCCGATTCTGCACGGAGCAGGGACTCGATGTCGCCGCGCGGCTGCGGCTCGCGATCGAGGTGTGCGCCGCCGTGCAGCATGCGCATCAGAAGGGGGTCATCCACCGCGACCTCAAGCCCTCCAACATCCTGGTCTCCCTTCACGGCGACCGCCCGGTGCCCAAGGTCATTGATTTCGGCATCGCCAAGGCCATCGAACAGCCGCTCACCGATCAGACGGTGTTCACCCTGTTCCACCAGTTGATGGGGACTCCGGCGTACATGAGCCCGGAGCAGTTGGCGCTCAGCGGACTGGATGTGGACACGCGCAGCGACATCTACAGCCTGGGGGTGCTGCTGTACGAGCTGCTGACCGGGACGCCGCCGTTCGACACCCGGGAACTGCTGCGGTCAGGGCTCGACACCCTGCGCCGGACCCTCTTGGAGATGGATCCGCCGCGTCCCAGCACGCGCCTGTCCCGCCGGGATTCCCCCTCCGCGTCTCCAGACCGGCGGGCGGACCGGGTCCGGTCCCGGGGGATCCGGGGCGACTTGGACCTGATCGTCATGAAGGCGCTGTCGAAGGATCGCGATCGCCGCTACGCCACCGCCAACGGCCTCGCCGCGGATCTCCAGCGCTACCTGGACCACCAGCCGGTCTCGGCGGCGCCGCCGACGGTCGGCTATCAGGTCCGCATGTTCTACCGGCGCCATCGCACCCTGGTGGCGGCGGTGGGCGGCGCGGCGCTGCTGCTGGTGATGGTCGCCGTGATCAGCCTGATCTTGACGGTCCGCGCCCGGCGCGCCGAAGCGGAGGCGCGCCTGCAGGCCGCAACCGCACAGCAGGTGTCTGAATTCTTCTGGAAGGCAGTCTTCAAGCAGCTCACGCCCTGGGAGCACACCAATCGGGCCGTGTCGCTGGAGGACGCCGTCCGGCGGTCCGAAGCGGAGATTCCCGCACGGACCTCGCGGCATCCGCTGGCGGAGGCCGCGGTACGTCTGATCTACGGCAGGGCCTATTTCGGACTGGGCGATCTCGAGGCCGCGGAGCCGCTTCTGGTCCGCGCCCTGCAGCTCCGGCAGACCCATGTGTCCCCTCCGGACGAGCGGCTGGTGGAGACCCTGTTGGCCCTCGGGAACCTGCGGAACTTCCAGGCCCGCTATCCCGAGGCGGCTGAGGTCTTCCGCCAGGCTCTGGAGATCCGCACCCGTAGTCCGGCCGCCCACACTCCGTCGGTCCTGGAGGCGGAGGCCTGGCTTGTGATGGCGCAGGTTCCCGGGCTGGGGACCACGGAGAGCGTCGCCGCCTTGGAGGACATCGTGCGGCGATTTCGCAGGGCGGGCCTCACCAATTCCATGCTGGTCGGCCTCATCAATCGTCTGGGCCGACAGTACCTGGAGCAGGGGGACGCCCGTCGGGCATTGGAGCAGTTTGACGAAGGCCTGCGCATCTCCCTCGCCGAGTCGGGACCGGAAAGCAGCGGCGTCCTGTGGAGCCGCGGGCTGATCGCCGAGACCTGGGCGAGATCCGGACGCCTCGAGGATGCCGACCGGGAGTTCCGCGAACTGATCGCGACCCGGCAGCGTCTGAGCGGACGCGATCACCGATTCTCCCTGGAGCTGCGGTCCGAGCACGCCGGCCGGGTGCTGACCTCCCTGGGGCGGTATCCCGAGGCGGCCGAAGCGCTCTTGGGCGTGCTGTCCGCCACATCGCCCGAGCATCGGGAACTCATCGCATCCACCCGTCAACACCTCCTCACGACCCGCAATCAGTGGAAGGCGCACGGCGGTGGCGAGGGGTTCGACGCGCTGGACCGCGCCGTGCAGGACCATGCCCCTACCAAGGATTGGTAG